AAGTTTTTTTGCTGCAACCATAGCACTTGTACAAAGAGATATGAAGAGAATTATCGCATACTCAACAATAAGCCAGATTGGATATATGTTTATTGGTTGTGGAATGGCTGCATATGGTGCAGGCATATTTCATTTGTATACTCATGCTTTCTTTAAGGCTCTTTTGTTTATGGGAGCAGGTAGTGTAATGCACGCAATGGCTGGTGAACTTGATATATACAAAATGGGTGGACTAAGAAAAAAAATGCCTATTACTTATATTACTTTTTTGATAGCCTCTCTTACTATTGCAGGAATTCCTGGATTTTCAGGATTTTTTAGTAAAGATGAGATTTTATGGGCTGCTTTTGCTTCTGCTAAACCCTATGGAAAGTTTATCTGGCTTCTTGGAACAATTACAGCAGCTTTGACTGCTTTTTATACATTTAGAATTTTATTTGTTGCATTTCATGGGAAGTTTAGAGGAACACCAGAGGAGTTTAAACATGTTCATGAGTCACCTCCAATAATGACAGTTCCACTAATAGTCCTTGCAATTGGCTCAGTTATTGTTGGATACTTTTCTATTCCTCATTTTCTTGAACCGGTTATTCCTAAACCTGTGTTTGCCGCACCTCATGAACAGGAAAGAGTTGTAATGACAATGTCAATTATTGCTGGTGTAACTGGAATACTGATTGCCGGATATATATATATTGTAAAATCTACAGTTTCTGCAAGACTTGCAAAAACTTTCTCAGGAGTTTATAAAGTTTTATGGAATAAATACTATGTAGATGAGCTTTACAGTTTTCTCTTTGTAAAACCAACCTTATGGATTGCTGAAAAATTCATAGAGAGATTTGCAGACATAAAAATAATAGAGGGTATTGTTAACGGAATTCCTAAACTTATTTACAAAACAGGTTTATTGATAAGACCTATCCAGACAGGTCAGCTTCAACAGTATGCAATTTTTATGATAGCTGGAATAATTATTTTTGTTTTAATAATTCTCAACATATGAGGTTAAAAAATGCATGAGGAAGTAATAGCCCGAAATAGTAATAATTTTGAGCTTAAAAAGTATCTTCTGATTTCGTTTTTACTTATTATTCTTGTAGGCAGTGTTATTTTAGTATCTGGTATCGCTGCAAATAATTTGTCGTTTCCGATTCTTTCAACTCTTATTTTCTTTCCTGTAGCTGGTGCAGCTCTGATTGCTATAATTCCAAGAGATAAAGAAGAGTTAATAAAATTTTCAGCACTTATAATTTCAATCGTAGAGTTCATTTTTAGCATTCCTCTTTATATATCTTTTAATAAAACTACATCACAAATGCAGTTTAAAGAAGAACATCTGTGGATTCCAGAGTGGGGAATAAAATATTATCTTGGAGTTGATGGAATAAGCATTCTTTTTATTCTGTTAAGTAGTCTTCTTACAATTCTCTGTGTAACGGTTTCATGGAAAGAGATAGATAGGAAGATTAAAGAGTTTTATGCTGCTTTACTTATTACCCATTCTGCAATGATTGGCGTATTTATGAGCCTTGATATTTTCCTCTTTTATATTTTTTGGGAGGCAATGCTTATTCCCATGTATTTAATTATTGGAATATGGGGTGGTCCAAGAAGAATTTATTCAGCTATAAAGTTCTTTTTATATACTTTTATTGGTAGCGTTCTCATGCTTGTTGGGATTCTGGTTCTTTATTTTCATACAGGAACATCAGATATTCTATCACTTATGAAAAATTCATACCCTTATAAAATGCAACTTTGGCTATTTTGGGCTTTCTTTGCAGCCTTTGCAGTTAAAGTGCCTATGTGGCCTGTGCACACCTGGCTTCCAGATGCACACACTGAAGCTCCAACAGCAGGAAGTGTAATACTCGCAGGAGTTCTCATTAAAATGGGAGCCTATGGATTTCTGAGATTTAATCTTCCAATGTTTCCAGAGGCAACTCTTGCAATGAAGCCTTTTATGATGATTCTTTCAGTTATAGCAATTATATATGGTGCTTTAATATGTTTGATACAGAAAGATCTTAAGCGTCTTATTGCCTATAGCTCTGTAAGCCATATGGGATTTGTAACACTTGGAATTTTTGCTTTAAACCAGCAGGGAATACAGGGTGGGATTATTCAGATGCTTAATCATGGAGTTGTTACAGGGGCGTTATTTTTATGTATTGGAATTGTTTATCAGAGAACCCATACGCGCCAGATTGCTCATTATGGAGGAGTAGCTACAGTTATGCCTGCATATTCAGCATTCTTTATGATTTTTACACTTGCTTCAATTGGGCTTCCTGGAACAAATGGATTTATTGGTGAGTTTTTGATACTTCTTGGCACTTTTAAAGCATGGAAACTTATGTGCATTCTGGCAGCTACTGCCTTAATAATTGGAGCAGCTTACATGTTATGGCTATATCAGAGAGTTTTCTTTGAAAAAACAAATCCAGAATTTTTACAGCATATACATGGATATAGTGATTTGAATTCAAGAGAGATTGTTACACTGCTTCCTCTTGTTTTGGTTGTGCTCTGGATCGGTTTTTATCCAAATGCTTTATTAAGCTTTATGGATGTCTCTGTGAAAGAGCTTATTAACCATGTAACACAGTCTGTGGGGGCAATGAAATGAATATATCTCAGATTCCTTTGCAAGTTGAAGCTCTAATACCTGAGATAACTCTTACAGGTTTTGCATCATTGATTTTGCTTGCTGGATTATTGAAACTAAAAAATGAAGTTTTAGTATGGAGTTCTGTTTTATTTTTAGTCATTTTTGCATTTTTTATTCCTTCTTTTGAAGGTGAGGCTTTCAATGGAATGTTTTTGAATGACTTCTTAACAATATATCTGAAACTTATTATAATTATCGGAACTATCATATCTTTGCTTGTTTTAACTTCATATTTGAAAGAAAAATTAATCCGGTTTAATGAAAGTATAGCTTTTATTCTCTTTTCTGCACTTGGTATGATGCTACTTGTCTCCGCAAGAGAGTTAATTAGCTTTTTTTTATCATTTGAACTCATGTCTTTAAGTATATATGTGTTAGTCGGAATTAGAAGATATGACGTAAAGTCAAATGAAGCCGCAGTTAAATATTTCATGCTCGGTGGATTTTCTTCAGCAATTATGCTTTTTGGAATTGCTTTTATTTATGGAGCAACAAATACAACAGAACTTTCTTTAATTTTAAAAGTTATTTCAAATTACAATCCATTGATTCTTATAGGACTTGGACTTTTTATAGTTGGACTTTGTTTCAAAATAGCTCTTGTACCATTTCATATGTGGGCTCCTGATGTGTATGAGGGAGCACCAACGCCTGTAACTGCTTTCATATCTACTTTGCCAAAAGTGGCAATTCTCGGTGCTTTTGGTAGGGTTTTAGTTGAAATTTTTAGAGATTACTATATTGACTGGAGCAATTTTCTTATCGTGCTTTCTATTGCTACAATGGCAACTGGAAATTTCTTCGCTCTTATACAGAAAAACATAAAAAGAATGCTTGCCTATTCAAGCATAGCCCATGCAGGCTATATAATAATTGGAGTGATCGTAGGAACCCAGTCAGGTTTTAATTCAGTAGTTGCTTATATGTTTATTTATACATTAATGAATATCGGCGCCTTTGCAATGGTTATTGCTTTTAATGAAGAGAGTATTGAAAATTACAAAGGACTTCATAAATTTCATCCTGCCCTTGCTATAGCGATGTTAATATTTATGTTTTCTCTTACAGGCGTTCCACCCACAGCAGGATTTATTGTTAAATTCAACATATTCCTTCAGGCAGTTAAAGCAGGCTTTACATGGCTTGTAGTTATTGCTGTGATTTTTACTGTTATATCTGCTTACTACTATTTGAGAATCGTAATGTATATGTATATGAAAGAGCCTGTGAAATTACCTGAACCAATTTATTCAAGAGAACTTGAAGTTGCTATTTTAATTTGCACTATAGGTGTTACCTTCTTGGGTATCCTTCCATTGTTTTTGATTTAAATGCTAAATTATTGACAAATTCTTTCTTTTTTTATTATTTTAGTAAGTGCTTACATGCTGACAATTTAACAGGGGGTAAAATGAATATATTTAAAGCTTTTTTATTATTTATATGTTTTTTCTTGCTTTGTTCTTGTTCTAAATCATCTCAACAAAAACAGCCACCTCCTGTGCCAGTTGTTGTTACTCAATCAGTGGTTAAGGATGTGCCAATTCAGATTACAGCAATCGGAAATGTAGAGGCATACTCTTCAGTTGTAATTAAATCAAGGGTTGAGGGACAACTAATCAGAACAAATTTTAAAGAAGGTGATGAGGTTAAAAAAGGTCAACTTCTTTTTGTGATTGATCCCAGACCATTTGAAGAAGCAGTAAGGCAGGCTGAGGCGAATCTTTTAAGAGACAAAGCTCAACTTGAGTTTGCAAAAGCTGACCTTGAAAGATATGATGAACTTGTAAAGGAAGAACTTGTTTCAAGACAACAGTATGAGAAAATTAGAACCACCTATGAATCTCTAAAAGCTACTGTTAAAGCTGATGAAGCAATACTTAACAATGCAAGACTTCAATTAAATTATTGTTATATTTATTCACCAATTGATGGTAAAATTGGTTCTTTACTTGTACATCCAGGTAATATGATAAAGGCAAATGACACTCAGATTGCGACAATAAATCAGATAATTCCAATATATGTTCGTTTTTCAGTGCCTGAGCAAGAGCTTTTCAGAATTAAAAAAGCAATGTCCCAGGGATCGCTTAAAACTGAAGCAATTGTAAAGGGAGTTGATGCAAACTATTCTAAAGAGGGTAGAGTTGTATTTATTGACAATGCTGTTGACACAGCAACTGGTACAGTTAAGCTTAAAGCTGAATTTGCAAATAGGGATAAAATTCTCTGGCCAGGGCAGTTTGTGAATGTTGTTTTAACTCTTGGAGTTAAAGATAAGGCAATAGTAATTCCCTATAGAGCTCTTCAGACAGGACAGAAAGGTCAGTATGTTTATGTAGTTAAAGAAGACAAAACCGCTGAGATAAGAGAAGTTCAGCCAGGATTAAGGTTTGGTGATGAAGTTACAATAGAAAAAGGATTAAATTCTGGAGAAACAATTGTTGTTGATGGTCAACTAAGACTCATTCCTGGAGCAAGGGTGGAGATTAAAAAGTAAAATGAACTTCTCCCAGATTTTTATCCAACGTCCTGTAATGACAACTCTTTTAATGTTGGCTATAATTGTTTTCGGATTAGTAGGATACCGTTATCTGCCTATTGCAGAACTTCCAAATGTTGATTTTCCGACCATACTTGTTACAGCAAATTTACCTGGTGCTTCACCAGAAACAATGGCATCAGCTGTTGCAACTCCGCTTGAAAGGGAGTTTTCAACAATTTCAGGATTAAAATCAATGAACTCTATTAATGCAAAGGGAGTAACTCAGATAACTCTTGAGTTTGACTTAAACAGAGATATAGATGCAGCAGCGCAAGATGTTCAAACCGCTATTTCAAGAGCATCAAGACAGCTACCTTCAAACATGCCAACTCCTCCTACTTATAACAAAGTTAATCCTGCTGATATGCCAATTCTCTATTTTGCAATTACTTCTCCAACGATGCCTCTTTACAGACTTCATGAATATGCTGATACACTTTTAGCGCAGAATATCTCTATGGTAAATGGAGTAGCACAGGTTCAGATATTCGGAGCTCAAAAATATGCTGTTAGAGTGAGAATTGACCCTAATTTGATAGCAAGTAAAGGGATTGGGATTGATGAAGTTGAGCAGGCAATTAAAAAAGGAAATGTAGAACTTCCCACAGGTACACTTTATGGTAATTATCAGGCATTTACTATAGAAGCAACAGGACAACTTTTTAATGCATCTCATTATAATGAACTTATTATAGCAAGTAAAGAAGGCTCTCCTGTAAAAATTAAAGATATTGGAGAGGCTGTTGATAGCGTTGAAAATGATAAACTTGCTGCATGGTATGGAAGTGGTGGAAAACTTCAAAGAGCAATGGTTCTTGCAATATACAGACAACCTGGAACAAATACTGTTGAAGTAGCAGATAATGTTAAAAAGAAAGTAGATGAACTTAAAAGACAGATACCGGCAAGTGTTTCTTTGAATCTTCTTTATGACCGTTCCCAATCAATAAGAGAGTCTGTAAGAGATGTACAGTTTACATTGTTATTTACAGTTTTTCTGGTAGTGCTTGTTATTTTTCTCTTTTTAAGAAGACTTTCAGCCACAGTGATTCCTTCTGTTGCTTTACCAATCTCAATAATTGGAACATTTGCTGTTATGTATCTTCTTGGATATAGTCTTGACAATCTCTCTCTTATGGCACTTACTCTTTCAATTGGTTTTCTGGTTGACGATGCTATTGTTATGCTTGAAAATATTGTCCGACATATTGAAAAAGGAGAAAAACCTTTTCAAGCAGCTTTAAATGGTTCAAAGGAAATATGGTTTACGATTCTTTCCATGACTCTTTCACTTGTTGCTGTTTTCATCCCTGTGCTTTTCATGGGTGGAATTGTGGGAAGACTTTTTAAAGAGTTCGCTGTAACAATATCTGTTGCTATACTTATTTCAGGATTAGTCTCTCTTACGCTTACTCCAATGATGTGTAGCAGATTTCTGAGAGTTCAAAATCAAAAACATGGTAAGCTTTATATGGCTTTAGAAAAAGGATTTGAATGGATGATAAATGTTTATAAAATTAGCTTGAGCTGGTCTTTGAAGCATCATAAGTTAATGATGATCGGTTCTGGTGTAATTTTAATAATTACAGCTTACATATTTGTAAAAATACCAGCAGGTTTTCTACCAAGTGAAGATAAAAGTCAAATTTTTGTTATGACAGAAGCATCGGAAGACATATCTTTTGATGAGATGGTAAGACATCAACTTCAGCTGGCAGATCTTATATTAAAGGAATCAGCTGTTAAGGACTTTATGACTTCTGTTGGTCCTAGTACAGCTTCTCCTGCTCCAAATGTTGCAAGAATGTTCATGCATTTAAAACCTATTTCTGAAAGGCCACATGTAGATAAATTGATTAATCAGCTTAGACCAAAGCTGAATTCCATACCAGGACTTAAAGTATATCCTCAAAATCCTCCTACAATTAGAATAGGTGGAACACTTACAAAAGCTCTTTATCAGTTTACTCTTTCAGGAAGCAATCTTGAAGAGCTTTATTACTATGCACAGGTCTTAGAAAGTAAAATGAAACAGATTCCTATAATTCAAGATGTTTCATCAAATCTACAGATAAAGACTCCACAGTTAAATATAGAAATTGACAGAGCCAAAGCTGAATCTATTGGAGTTACAGCAGAGCAGATAGAAAATGCTCTATGGGGTGCTTTCGGAAGCAAATGGATTTCAACAATTTATGCTCCTAACAATCAGTACGAAGTTATTCTTGAGCTTAAGCCAGAATATCAAAAAGACCCTTCAGCGCTTTCAATGCTTTATATACGTTCTTCAAAGGGAGAGCTTGTTCCTCTTAATTCTGTTGCAACAGTATCACAAAGTATCGGTCCATTAACTGTAAATCATACAGGGCAACTTCCTTCTGTTACAATATCTTTCAATCTTAAACCTGATATTTCTCTTGGTGAAGCTTTAAGTGAGATTCAAAAAGTTGCAAAAGCAACTTTACCGGACACTATAATGACAAGCTTTCAGGGCGCAGCTCAGGCTTTTAAAGAGTCTTTTCAGGGATTGTGGTTTTTACTTATTGTAGCAGTTTTTGTTGTTTATATAGTTTTAGGAATTCTTTATGAAAGTTTTATTCATCCTATAACAATTCTTTCAGCGCTTCCTTTTGCTGGTTTTGGAGCATTGGTGACTTTACTGGTATTTGGAGTTGAATTAAATATTTATTCCTTTGTAGGAATAATAATGCTCATTGGACTTGTAAAGAAAAATGGTATTATGATGATAGATTTCGCGCTTCATGCCCAGCGAAATGAAAATATGAAAGCTCATGAAGCAATTTATAATGCCTGTCTTATAAGATTTCGTCCTATTATGATGACAACAATGGCAGCACTTTTTGGAGCTTTACCAATTGCTCTTGGAATCGGAGCAGGTGGAGAGGTTCGTCAACCACTTGGACTTGCAGTTGTAGGTGGTTTGCTATTTTCACAAATGCTTACACTTTTTGTAACGCCAGTTTTTTATCTTTATATGGATAGACTTCAAAACTGGCTTTCAAGAAAAAAACATTTGTGATATAATTTGATTAAAAGACTGTTAAGGGAGGTATTTTATGGAACTTAAAGCAATAAAAGTTGAAATTCCTGAAGGATGCAATATAATACTTGGGCAAACTCATTTCATAAAGACTGCTGAAGATCTTTATGAGATTTTAGCAACTCATATACCACATGCAAAGTTTGCAATTGCCTTTACAGAGGCTTCAGGACCATGCCTTATTCGTTCTGAAGGAAATGATGAAGAGTTAAGGCAAATATGCATTAAAAACCTTCAAAACATAGGTGCAGGGCATGTTTTCTGCATTCTCATGAAAGGAGCATTTCCCATAAGTGTATTGAATGCCATCAAAATGTGTCAGGAAGTATGTAACATTTATTGCGCCACAGCGAATCCTCTTGAAGTAATAGTAGCAGAAACTGAGCTTGGCAGGGGAATTTTAGGAGTAATTGACGGTTTTTCACCTAAAGGAGTTGAAAAAGAAGAAGACCGTCAGCATAGAAAAGAGTTTCTTAGAAAAATTAACTATAAACTTTAAGGTAGTCCCATCCCCTCTAAAGGAGTCCCGCAGTTTAAACAGCGAGATTCCTTTATGTTTATTTTATTAATGAAAAATCCAAATCTTTCAATAACAATATTTTTACAATTTGGGCAGTAACTGTTTTCTCCTCCTTCTCCTGGAATATTTCCTGTATAAACAAATTTTAATCCTTCCTTGAGTCCTATTTCTCTCGCTTTTCTTAAAGTTTCAACAGGAGTTCTTGGTTTGTCTAAAAGCTGATATGTTGGATAAAACTGAGTTACATGCCATGGAATTGCAGGATCAATTGATACAAGAAACTGAGCTGTTTTTCTTAAAAAATCTTCAGAATCATTTAATTCTGGAATAATTAAAGTAGTCACCTCAACCCAAACATCAAGTTCTTTTAATAGTTTGATATTTTCCATTACAGGCTCAACTCTTGCTCCACATATTTTTTTGTAAAAATCATCATCCCCTTTTAAATCAACATTGATTGCATCAAGATATGGTGCAATGAATCTTAAAGCCTCCTTTGACATATAACCGTTGCTTACAAAAACATTTTTTATTCCTTCTTTGTGAGCAAGAACCATACAATCATAGGCAAACTCAATGAATATCGTGGGTTCAGTATAAGTATAGGATATACTCTTACATCCACTTGCTCTTGCTTCCTTTACAACATCTTCTGGAGTAAAATCTTCACCTGGAATGTCTTTATAAAGCTTTGGATATTGTGAAATTGCGTAGTTTTGGCAATGCAGACACCGAAAATTGCATCCTACAGTGGAGATTGAATAAGAAACTGAACCAGGATAGAAATGGAAAAGAGGTTTCTTTTCAATTGGGTCAATGTGATAAGCAATTATTTTCCCGTAAACAAGACTATAAAGTATTCCTTCTCTATTTTCTCTTACTCCACAAATTCCCCGAGCATCAGGAGAGATTATGCAATGATGATTACATAAACCGCATTTTAGTTTACCATCAGAAAGCTTTTCATAAAATAAAGCTTCTTTCACGATTTTTTACTCCTACCTTTAGATTTAGGTTTAGCTCCTTTTTTACTTCCTCTTTTTCTTTTGGGTTTTTCTTCTGCCTCAGGTTCACAACACCCGGATATTTCTTCACTTTCATATTTTGCTAAAACAATTCTCTCTGCCTCAAGCCAGTTATCAAGGTCTCTTCCTGGAATGCATCCACTTTTTACATAAAGTTCATAGGCAACCTGTCTTATTTCTTCTTCAATTTTTTCTCTGTTAATCATTTTTACTCCTCCTGACTATTTTTTAAGACCATTTAAAAAATTACAATCCCTTGACAACTGAAAGATTGTAAGCCTATTTATTTCCAATTATTTCAGTTTATCATCCATTTTTTTATAATGACTTTCCAAGTTTAGATTCTTCTTAAGGAGATATTGGACGTGATTTTCAGATACAACTCTACTTGAAGATAAGAAATAACAACTTGAAATTCTTTCTTTACTAAATAGTCTCATTATTTTAAAGTATATCAAAAAAATCAAATTTTTGCATAAAATCCACTTGTTAAGGTTTATATTGATTTTTTGTGAGTTATTAAAAAATCCTCAAGTTAAAATTTTTATTTTTGTGGTATAATCAACGGAAATAGAAATACCAAAGAATTTTCTAAAATATGGATTATACAGTTGACTCCATAGGAAGTATCAAGATTTGCCAGCCTAAAGAAGGTTACCGTTTTAGTGTAGATGCCTTAATTCTTGCTCATTTTGTTAATTTAAAAAGAGTTAATAAAGCTATTGATATTGGTGCAGGAACAGGAATAATTGGAATTATTCTTGCAAAAAAATACAGTGAATCTCATATTACAATGATTGAGATACAGTCAGAGCTTGCAAAACTTGCTCAGGAAAGTGCAAAGCTAAACAATGTCAATAATAATATAACAATTACATGTATGGATGCAAAGGACTTAATTTCTTCAGAGTCTTTTCTTCATGAATTTGATGTTGTTATATCAAATCCTCCTTTTAGAAAACCGGGCACTGGAAGAATTAGCAATCAAGAAAAAAAAGCTGTTGCAAGACATGAACTAAGCCTTACTGTGACTGATATTGCAAAAATTTCTCAGAAACTTTTGAAACATCATGGTCGTCTTTATATAATTCATCTGCCAGAAAGATTCACAGAAATTGTAAGGATAATGAGCAAACATTATCTTGAAATAAAAAGAGTTCGATTTGTTCACTCTAAAAAAGATTCTCCTGCTAAAATGGTTCTTATTGAAGCAGTAAAAGGGGGCAGGGTAGCATTAAAAGTTGAACCTCCTTTGTTTATTTATAATGATGATGGAACATATACAGATGAAATGAAAAAGATATATGAAATTTAGTAAACTGTTTCTATTAAAACTTCATTTGTTGTAAAATTTTAACTATGCTTTCATATTTAATAAAAAGATTCCTTCTTATGATACCGATTCTTTTTGGTATCACTCTTATATGTTTCATTGTGATAAATCTTGCACCTGGTTCACCTGCTACATTTCAGGAAGAATTGTCTCCAAAAGCCTCTCCAGAAGCTGTGGAAGCTCTTAAAAAGCTTTATGGACTGGATAAACCAATTCATGAAAGATATCTCAACTGGCTTAAAATGGTTGTTACATTAGATCTTGGTAAAAGTTTTGTTGATGGAAGAAATGTAAAAGATAAGATAAAAGAGAGACTGCCCATTACAGTAACTCTTAATTTATTTTCCCTTTTACTTATTCTTATCATAGCAATTCCTATTGGAGTTTACTCAGCCTTGAAACAAGGAAGTCTTTTTGACAGGGCATTAACTGTTTTTGTTTTTACAGGGTTTTCTGTTCCCACTTTCTGGCTTGCTTTGCTTGCAATGATTGTTTTTGGTGTAAATCTTGGATGGCTTCCAATATCTGGAATTCAGAGTATTGGTGCAGAAACAATGCCATTTCATGAAAGATTAGTTGACTGGATAAAACATCTTATCTTGCCTGTTACAATCATGTCTTTTGCAGGACTTGCAGGGATGTCAAGATATACTCGTTCAAGTATGCTTGAAGTGTTGCGACAGGATTATATTCGGACAGCGAGGTCTAAAGGGCTTCCTGAGAGAGTTGTTATTATCAGGTATGCGTTAAGAAACGCTCTTTTACCTGTTGTAACACTTTTAGGACTTGCAATTCCTGGACTTATTGGAGGAAGTGTTATTTTTGAAAGTATTTTTTCTATTCCTGGGATGGGGCAACTTTTTTATTCGTCTGCTATGGCAAGGGATTATCCAACAATAATGGGGATATTAATAATCGGTGCATTATTGACATTAATTGGTAATCTTATTGCAGACATTGCCTATTTTATTGTTGATCCAAGAATCAGGGTAAAACGGGATGTTTAAAATAGTTTTGAAAAGGATTTTAAAAAATAAACTTGCATTATCTGGATTAACATTTATATTTTTTATTTTTTTTGTTGCTATTTTTTCTTCTTATGTTGCGCCATATGACCCATATAAAATTAATGTTTACAAAGTTCTTACTCCGCCTTCAAAGGAACATCCATTTG
The Thermodesulfovibrio yellowstonii DSM 11347 DNA segment above includes these coding regions:
- the nuoL gene encoding NADH-quinone oxidoreductase subunit L, producing MEKYYILILLFPLAGFLFNILIGRFISPKVVSWAGVLSILGSLVVALFAIAQVFSGKTIEYNIYTWILSDDLKVSFGYLIDQLTAVMLFVVCFVGWLIHIYSVGYMHGDPGYPRYFAYLNLFVFSMLMLVMGNNLVMLYFGWEAVGLCSYFLIGFWYHKKTASDAGKKAFIVNRIGDFGFALGIFLLFINVYALNYTDIFPKIPGLQGHTLNIFGWNIDLITLIALLLFCGAVGKSAQIPLHVWLPDAMEGPTPVSALIHAATMVTAGVFMVARLNPIYGMSEIALAVVAITGAVTSFFAATIALVQRDMKRIIAYSTISQIGYMFIGCGMAAYGAGIFHLYTHAFFKALLFMGAGSVMHAMAGELDIYKMGGLRKKMPITYITFLIASLTIAGIPGFSGFFSKDEILWAAFASAKPYGKFIWLLGTITAALTAFYTFRILFVAFHGKFRGTPEEFKHVHESPPIMTVPLIVLAIGSVIVGYFSIPHFLEPVIPKPVFAAPHEQERVVMTMSIIAGVTGILIAGYIYIVKSTVSARLAKTFSGVYKVLWNKYYVDELYSFLFVKPTLWIAEKFIERFADIKIIEGIVNGIPKLIYKTGLLIRPIQTGQLQQYAIFMIAGIIIFVLIILNI
- a CDS encoding NADH-quinone oxidoreductase subunit M, which produces MHEEVIARNSNNFELKKYLLISFLLIILVGSVILVSGIAANNLSFPILSTLIFFPVAGAALIAIIPRDKEELIKFSALIISIVEFIFSIPLYISFNKTTSQMQFKEEHLWIPEWGIKYYLGVDGISILFILLSSLLTILCVTVSWKEIDRKIKEFYAALLITHSAMIGVFMSLDIFLFYIFWEAMLIPMYLIIGIWGGPRRIYSAIKFFLYTFIGSVLMLVGILVLYFHTGTSDILSLMKNSYPYKMQLWLFWAFFAAFAVKVPMWPVHTWLPDAHTEAPTAGSVILAGVLIKMGAYGFLRFNLPMFPEATLAMKPFMMILSVIAIIYGALICLIQKDLKRLIAYSSVSHMGFVTLGIFALNQQGIQGGIIQMLNHGVVTGALFLCIGIVYQRTHTRQIAHYGGVATVMPAYSAFFMIFTLASIGLPGTNGFIGEFLILLGTFKAWKLMCILAATALIIGAAYMLWLYQRVFFEKTNPEFLQHIHGYSDLNSREIVTLLPLVLVVLWIGFYPNALLSFMDVSVKELINHVTQSVGAMK
- a CDS encoding NADH-quinone oxidoreductase subunit N, with the translated sequence MNISQIPLQVEALIPEITLTGFASLILLAGLLKLKNEVLVWSSVLFLVIFAFFIPSFEGEAFNGMFLNDFLTIYLKLIIIIGTIISLLVLTSYLKEKLIRFNESIAFILFSALGMMLLVSARELISFFLSFELMSLSIYVLVGIRRYDVKSNEAAVKYFMLGGFSSAIMLFGIAFIYGATNTTELSLILKVISNYNPLILIGLGLFIVGLCFKIALVPFHMWAPDVYEGAPTPVTAFISTLPKVAILGAFGRVLVEIFRDYYIDWSNFLIVLSIATMATGNFFALIQKNIKRMLAYSSIAHAGYIIIGVIVGTQSGFNSVVAYMFIYTLMNIGAFAMVIAFNEESIENYKGLHKFHPALAIAMLIFMFSLTGVPPTAGFIVKFNIFLQAVKAGFTWLVVIAVIFTVISAYYYLRIVMYMYMKEPVKLPEPIYSRELEVAILICTIGVTFLGILPLFLI
- a CDS encoding efflux RND transporter periplasmic adaptor subunit; its protein translation is MNIFKAFLLFICFFLLCSCSKSSQQKQPPPVPVVVTQSVVKDVPIQITAIGNVEAYSSVVIKSRVEGQLIRTNFKEGDEVKKGQLLFVIDPRPFEEAVRQAEANLLRDKAQLEFAKADLERYDELVKEELVSRQQYEKIRTTYESLKATVKADEAILNNARLQLNYCYIYSPIDGKIGSLLVHPGNMIKANDTQIATINQIIPIYVRFSVPEQELFRIKKAMSQGSLKTEAIVKGVDANYSKEGRVVFIDNAVDTATGTVKLKAEFANRDKILWPGQFVNVVLTLGVKDKAIVIPYRALQTGQKGQYVYVVKEDKTAEIREVQPGLRFGDEVTIEKGLNSGETIVVDGQLRLIPGARVEIKK
- a CDS encoding efflux RND transporter permease subunit, with translation MNFSQIFIQRPVMTTLLMLAIIVFGLVGYRYLPIAELPNVDFPTILVTANLPGASPETMASAVATPLEREFSTISGLKSMNSINAKGVTQITLEFDLNRDIDAAAQDVQTAISRASRQLPSNMPTPPTYNKVNPADMPILYFAITSPTMPLYRLHEYADTLLAQNISMVNGVAQVQIFGAQKYAVRVRIDPNLIASKGIGIDEVEQAIKKGNVELPTGTLYGNYQAFTIEATGQLFNASHYNELIIASKEGSPVKIKDIGEAVDSVENDKLAAWYGSGGKLQRAMVLAIYRQPGTNTVEVADNVKKKVDELKRQIPASVSLNLLYDRSQSIRESVRDVQFTLLFTVFLVVLVIFLFLRRLSATVIPSVALPISIIGTFAVMYLLGYSLDNLSLMALTLSIGFLVDDAIVMLENIVRHIEKGEKPFQAALNGSKEIWFTILSMTLSLVAVFIPVLFMGGIVGRLFKEFAVTISVAILISGLVSLTLTPMMCSRFLRVQNQKHGKLYMALEKGFEWMINVYKISLSWSLKHHKLMMIGSGVILIITAYIFVKIPAGFLPSEDKSQIFVMTEASEDISFDEMVRHQLQLADLILKESAVKDFMTSVGPSTASPAPNVARMFMHLKPISERPHVDKLINQLRPKLNSIPGLKVYPQNPPTIRIGGTLTKALYQFTLSGSNLEELYYYAQVLESKMKQIPIIQDVSSNLQIKTPQLNIEIDRAKAESIGVTAEQIENALWGAFGSKWISTIYAPNNQYEVILELKPEYQKDPSALSMLYIRSSKGELVPLNSVATVSQSIGPLTVNHTGQLPSVTISFNLKPDISLGEALSEIQKVAKATLPDTIMTSFQGAAQAFKESFQGLWFLLIVAVFVVYIVLGILYESFIHPITILSALPFAGFGALVTLLVFGVELNIYSFVGIIMLIGLVKKNGIMMIDFALHAQRNENMKAHEAIYNACLIRFRPIMMTTMAALFGALPIALGIGAGGEVRQPLGLAVVGGLLFSQMLTLFVTPVFYLYMDRLQNWLSRKKHL
- a CDS encoding adenosine-specific kinase; translation: MELKAIKVEIPEGCNIILGQTHFIKTAEDLYEILATHIPHAKFAIAFTEASGPCLIRSEGNDEELRQICIKNLQNIGAGHVFCILMKGAFPISVLNAIKMCQEVCNIYCATANPLEVIVAETELGRGILGVIDGFSPKGVEKEEDRQHRKEFLRKINYKL